A genomic region of Pseudomonas sp. KU43P contains the following coding sequences:
- a CDS encoding substrate-binding periplasmic protein: MPVITRLLCIFLLACLSPMALGERLRLVSDDWAPYIYQEGGEPKGIDYEVTREVFKRLGVEVEWQFMPWKRCLAMIEQGQADGVMDIFKVDARTAYMIYPLEPMSDAEFVLYQANRRRHVIHQLSDLNGLTVGTSPGYAYGPEFQEASGFRRESAPSHEANFGKLALGRIDLLITDRMVGRFLRRQLGLEQQVEELPLVISRQPQYLGLARKPGREALAQAFTDELRRFKQEPAFVAIIERYIGDASYLPDAVEQQESSTLQ; encoded by the coding sequence ATGCCCGTTATTACCCGCCTGCTGTGCATCTTCCTGCTCGCCTGCCTGAGCCCGATGGCGCTTGGTGAGCGCCTGCGCCTGGTCAGCGACGACTGGGCCCCGTACATCTACCAGGAGGGCGGCGAACCCAAGGGCATCGACTACGAAGTTACCCGCGAAGTGTTCAAGCGGTTGGGCGTTGAGGTGGAGTGGCAGTTCATGCCCTGGAAGCGTTGTCTGGCCATGATCGAGCAAGGCCAGGCGGACGGGGTGATGGACATATTCAAGGTCGATGCACGCACGGCCTACATGATCTACCCGCTGGAGCCCATGTCGGATGCCGAATTCGTGTTGTACCAGGCCAACCGCCGTCGTCATGTCATCCACCAGCTCAGCGACCTCAATGGCCTGACCGTAGGCACCTCGCCAGGTTATGCCTACGGTCCGGAGTTCCAGGAAGCATCGGGCTTCAGGCGTGAATCGGCCCCCAGCCATGAAGCCAACTTCGGCAAACTCGCGCTTGGCCGCATCGACCTGCTGATCACCGACCGCATGGTCGGGCGCTTTCTGCGTCGGCAACTGGGCCTGGAGCAACAGGTCGAGGAGCTGCCGTTGGTGATCAGTCGCCAGCCACAGTATCTGGGGCTAGCACGCAAACCTGGCCGCGAAGCGCTGGCTCAGGCCTTCACCGATGAACTGCGTCGGTTCAAGCAGGAGCCGGCCTTTGTCGCGATAATCGAACGTTATATTGGCGACGCCAGCTATCTTCCTGACGCCGTTGAGCAGCAGGAAAGCAGCACGCTGCAATAG
- the metF gene encoding methylenetetrahydrofolate reductase [NAD(P)H] encodes MSQERRYSFEFFPTKTDAGHEKLMAVAKQLATYNPDFFSCTYGAGGSTRDRTLNTVLQLESEVKVPAAPHLSCVGDTKDELRALLAEYKAAGIKRIVALRGDLPSGMGMASGELRYASDLVEFIRQETGDHFHLEVAAYPEMHPQARNFEADLANFVHKVKAGADSAITQYFFNADSYFYFVERAQKLGVDIPVVPGIMPITNYSKLARFSDACGAEIPRWIRKQLEAYGDDTASIQAFGEEVITHMCEQLLQGGAPGLHFYTLNQADASLAIWNNLKLPR; translated from the coding sequence ATGTCACAAGAACGCCGCTACAGTTTCGAGTTCTTCCCCACCAAGACCGACGCCGGTCACGAAAAGCTGATGGCCGTTGCCAAGCAGCTAGCGACCTACAACCCGGACTTCTTCTCTTGCACCTACGGTGCCGGCGGTTCGACCCGCGATCGCACGCTGAACACCGTGCTGCAGCTGGAAAGTGAAGTGAAGGTACCGGCCGCCCCGCACCTGTCGTGCGTCGGCGACACCAAGGACGAGCTACGCGCCCTGCTGGCCGAGTACAAGGCTGCCGGCATCAAGCGCATCGTTGCCCTGCGTGGCGACCTGCCGTCGGGCATGGGCATGGCCAGTGGCGAACTGCGTTATGCCAGCGACCTGGTCGAGTTCATCCGCCAGGAAACCGGTGACCACTTCCACCTGGAAGTCGCCGCTTATCCGGAAATGCACCCGCAGGCGCGCAACTTCGAGGCCGACCTGGCCAACTTCGTGCACAAGGTCAAGGCCGGTGCCGACAGCGCCATCACCCAGTACTTCTTCAATGCCGACAGCTACTTCTATTTCGTCGAGCGCGCACAGAAGCTGGGCGTGGACATTCCGGTAGTGCCCGGCATCATGCCGATCACCAACTACAGCAAGCTGGCACGTTTCTCCGACGCCTGCGGCGCCGAGATCCCGCGCTGGATCCGCAAGCAGCTGGAAGCCTATGGCGACGATACCGCAAGCATTCAGGCCTTCGGTGAAGAAGTGATCACCCACATGTGCGAGCAACTGCTGCAAGGCGGCGCACCGGGCCTGCACTTCTATACGCTGAACCAAGCCGATGCCAGCCTGGCTATCTGGAACAATCTGAAGCTGCCTCGCTGA
- the ahcY gene encoding adenosylhomocysteinase — protein MSAVNTPAGFSDFKVADISLADWGRKEVIIAESEMPALMGLRRKYQAEQPLKGAKIIGCIHMTIQTAVLIETLVALGAEVRWSSCNIFSTQDQAAAAIAAAGIPVFAWKGETEQEYEWCIEQTILKDGQPWDANMVLDDGGDLTEILHKKYPAMLDKIHGVTEETTTGVHRLLDMLAKGELKVPAINVNDSVTKSKNDNKYGCRHSLNDAIKRGTDHLLSGKQALVIGYGDVGKGSAQSLRQEGMIVKVTEVDPICAMQACMDGFEVVSPFKDGINTGTEAGINADLLGRIDLIVTTTGNVNVCDANMLKALKKRAVVCNIGHFDNEIDTAFMRKNWAWEEVKPQVHKIHRTGAGTFDPQNDDYLILLAEGRLVNLGNATGHPSRIMDGSFANQVLAQIFLFEQKFAELPAAKKAERLTVEVLPKKLDEEVALEMVRGFGGVVTQLTPQQAEYIGVTVEGPFKPHAYRY, from the coding sequence ATGAGCGCTGTAAACACGCCTGCAGGTTTTTCCGACTTCAAGGTCGCCGACATCTCCCTGGCCGACTGGGGCCGTAAAGAAGTCATCATCGCCGAATCGGAAATGCCCGCTCTGATGGGCCTGCGCCGCAAGTATCAAGCCGAGCAACCGCTCAAGGGCGCGAAGATCATCGGCTGCATCCACATGACCATCCAGACCGCCGTGCTGATCGAAACCCTGGTCGCCCTGGGCGCCGAAGTACGCTGGTCGTCCTGCAACATCTTCTCCACCCAGGACCAGGCCGCTGCCGCCATCGCCGCTGCCGGCATTCCTGTGTTCGCCTGGAAAGGCGAAACCGAGCAGGAGTACGAGTGGTGCATCGAGCAGACCATTCTCAAGGACGGTCAGCCATGGGACGCCAACATGGTGCTGGACGACGGTGGTGACCTGACCGAAATCCTGCACAAGAAATACCCGGCCATGCTGGACAAGATCCACGGCGTGACCGAAGAAACCACCACCGGCGTGCACCGCCTGCTGGACATGCTGGCCAAGGGCGAGCTGAAAGTCCCGGCGATCAACGTCAACGACTCGGTCACCAAGAGCAAGAACGACAACAAGTACGGCTGCCGTCACAGCCTGAACGATGCCATCAAGCGCGGCACCGACCACCTGCTGTCGGGCAAGCAAGCCCTGGTGATCGGCTACGGTGACGTGGGCAAGGGCTCGGCCCAGTCCCTGCGTCAGGAAGGCATGATCGTCAAGGTCACCGAAGTCGACCCGATCTGCGCCATGCAAGCCTGCATGGACGGCTTCGAAGTCGTTTCGCCGTTCAAGGACGGTATCAACACCGGTACCGAAGCCGGCATCAACGCCGATCTGCTGGGCCGCATCGACCTGATCGTCACCACCACCGGTAACGTCAACGTCTGCGACGCCAACATGCTCAAGGCTCTGAAGAAGCGTGCCGTGGTCTGCAACATCGGCCACTTCGACAACGAAATCGACACGGCCTTCATGCGCAAGAACTGGGCATGGGAAGAAGTGAAGCCGCAGGTGCACAAGATTCACCGCACCGGCGCCGGTACCTTCGACCCGCAGAACGACGACTACCTGATCCTGCTGGCCGAAGGCCGCCTGGTGAACCTGGGTAACGCCACCGGTCACCCAAGCCGCATCATGGACGGTTCGTTCGCCAACCAGGTTCTGGCCCAGATCTTCCTGTTCGAGCAGAAGTTCGCCGAGCTGCCTGCCGCCAAGAAGGCCGAGCGCCTGACCGTGGAAGTGCTGCCGAAGAAGCTCGACGAAGAAGTGGCCCTGGAAATGGTCCGCGGCTTCGGTGGCGTGGTCACCCAGCTGACCCCGCAGCAGGCCGAGTACATCGGCGTGACCGTCGAAGGCCCGTTCAAGCCGCACGCCTACCGCTACTAA
- a CDS encoding acyl-CoA thioesterase produces MNFHTRKWVKPEDLNPNGTLFGGSLLRWIDEEAAIYAIVQLGNQRVVTKYMSEINFVSASRQGDIIELGITATEFGRTSITLRCEVRNKITRKSILTVDRMVFVNLGEDGLPAAHGRTEIKYVQDQFPDSAVE; encoded by the coding sequence ATGAACTTTCACACCCGCAAATGGGTAAAACCCGAAGACCTCAACCCCAACGGCACACTGTTCGGTGGCAGCTTGCTGCGCTGGATCGACGAAGAGGCGGCGATCTACGCCATCGTCCAGCTGGGCAACCAGCGCGTGGTGACCAAGTACATGTCGGAAATCAACTTCGTCAGTGCCTCGCGTCAGGGCGACATCATCGAGCTGGGTATCACGGCCACCGAATTCGGCCGCACCTCGATCACCTTGCGCTGCGAAGTGCGCAACAAGATCACTCGCAAGAGCATCCTCACGGTAGACCGCATGGTCTTCGTCAACCTAGGCGAAGACGGCTTGCCGGCGGCCCATGGGCGGACCGAGATCAAGTACGTGCAGGACCAGTTCCCGGATTCGGCGGTGGAGTGA
- a CDS encoding cation:proton antiporter yields MLELVAAFICLTTLLTYVNYRFIGLPPAIGVMVTALLFSLMLQGLSLIGFPGLEERVEGLMSQIDFNDLLMHWMLAFLLFAGALHVNLADLRSYRWPIGLLATLGVLIATVVIGYLSHWVFALFGWQVPLIYCLLFGALISPTDPIAVLGALRTANASKPLKTTIVGESLFNDGTAVVVFTVLLGIIQLGETPSFSDTALLFAREAVGGVVFGGLIGYATYRMIKSVEQYQVEVMLTLALVIGGSAMCYELHVSAPIAMVVAGLIIGNLGRNLAMNDMTRRYMDGFWELIDDMLNALLFALIGLELLLLPFNWLHLAAGGVLAVAVLLSRLLTVAPAIVLLRRWRSVPKGTVRVLTWGGLRGGVSVALALSLPQGSERDLLLSITYIVVLSSILVQGLSIGGVVRRVSAQA; encoded by the coding sequence ATGCTTGAATTAGTAGCCGCGTTCATCTGCCTCACCACCCTCCTCACCTACGTCAATTACCGCTTCATCGGCCTGCCGCCCGCCATCGGCGTGATGGTTACGGCACTGCTGTTTTCCCTGATGCTCCAGGGCCTGAGCCTGATCGGCTTCCCGGGCCTGGAAGAGCGCGTCGAAGGGCTGATGAGCCAGATCGACTTCAATGACCTGCTGATGCACTGGATGCTCGCGTTCCTGCTGTTCGCCGGCGCACTGCACGTCAACCTTGCAGACCTGCGCAGCTACCGCTGGCCCATCGGCCTGCTGGCGACCCTTGGCGTACTGATTGCCACCGTAGTCATCGGCTACCTGTCGCACTGGGTATTTGCCCTGTTCGGCTGGCAGGTGCCGCTGATCTACTGCCTGCTGTTCGGCGCACTGATCTCCCCGACCGACCCGATCGCCGTGCTGGGGGCCCTGCGTACCGCCAACGCCTCCAAACCGCTGAAAACCACCATCGTCGGCGAGTCGCTGTTCAACGATGGCACGGCTGTCGTGGTATTCACCGTGCTGCTGGGGATCATCCAGCTGGGCGAAACGCCGAGCTTCTCCGACACCGCGCTGCTGTTCGCCCGCGAAGCCGTCGGCGGCGTGGTGTTCGGCGGGCTGATCGGCTACGCCACCTACCGCATGATCAAGAGCGTCGAGCAGTACCAGGTCGAGGTCATGCTGACCCTGGCACTGGTCATCGGTGGCTCGGCGATGTGCTACGAGTTGCACGTCTCGGCACCGATCGCAATGGTGGTGGCCGGCCTGATCATCGGCAACCTGGGGCGCAACCTGGCGATGAACGACATGACCCGCCGCTACATGGACGGTTTCTGGGAACTGATCGACGACATGCTCAACGCCCTGCTGTTCGCGCTGATCGGCCTGGAACTGTTGCTGCTGCCGTTCAACTGGCTGCACCTGGCGGCAGGCGGTGTGCTGGCGGTGGCGGTGCTGCTGTCACGCTTGCTGACGGTGGCACCGGCCATCGTGCTGCTGCGGCGCTGGCGCAGTGTGCCGAAAGGCACGGTGCGGGTGCTGACCTGGGGTGGTTTGCGAGGCGGGGTTTCGGTGGCGCTAGCCCTGTCGTTGCCTCAGGGGAGCGAACGTGACCTGCTGCTTTCGATCACCTACATCGTGGTGCTGTCGTCGATTCTGGTGCAGGGGTTGAGCATCGGCGGGGTGGTGCGAAGGGTCAGCGCACAGGCTTGA
- a CDS encoding EamA family transporter: MLATSLVLIAALLHATWNTLIKFSGERLLVIASMDTVALVFAVFAVAFTEFPPAEIWPWLLASALAEQLYRFLLIQAYRVGDLGLVYPLMRGLSPLVVLGLTLAFAGESLSQQQIIGILLIPCGMACLLWQGGGGDRLPWSMLPVVALIGLCIGCYTWFDGQAVRLWGKPWDYLVWLTLLSAWPFPVLASVARRAPFVLFWRMQWRLGLAVGLCVLLSYALVLWAMHLGSVAETAALRELSVILVVLLGMRYLKEPFGGPRLLACGLVLAGMLVMKL, encoded by the coding sequence GTGTTGGCAACTTCCCTGGTTCTGATCGCCGCCCTGCTGCACGCGACCTGGAACACCCTGATCAAATTTAGCGGTGAGCGCTTGCTGGTCATCGCCAGCATGGACACCGTGGCGCTGGTCTTCGCCGTGTTCGCCGTGGCGTTCACCGAATTTCCCCCGGCCGAGATCTGGCCCTGGTTGCTCGCCTCGGCGCTGGCCGAGCAGCTGTACCGCTTCCTGCTGATCCAGGCCTACCGGGTCGGCGACCTGGGCCTGGTCTATCCTCTGATGCGCGGGCTGTCGCCGCTGGTGGTGCTAGGGCTGACCCTGGCGTTCGCTGGCGAGTCGCTGAGCCAGCAGCAGATCATCGGCATTCTGCTGATCCCTTGTGGCATGGCCTGCCTGTTGTGGCAGGGCGGCGGCGGGGATCGGCTGCCCTGGTCGATGTTGCCGGTGGTGGCGCTAATCGGCTTGTGCATTGGCTGCTATACGTGGTTCGACGGGCAGGCTGTGCGGCTGTGGGGCAAGCCTTGGGACTACCTGGTGTGGCTGACCTTGCTCAGCGCCTGGCCATTCCCGGTGCTGGCCAGCGTGGCGCGGCGGGCACCGTTCGTGTTGTTCTGGCGCATGCAATGGCGGTTGGGCCTGGCGGTGGGGCTGTGCGTGCTGCTCAGCTACGCGCTGGTGCTGTGGGCCATGCACCTGGGCTCGGTGGCCGAGACCGCGGCGTTGCGTGAGCTGAGCGTGATCCTGGTGGTGCTGCTGGGCATGCGCTACCTCAAAGAACCTTTTGGCGGGCCAAGACTCCTAGCATGCGGGCTGGTCCTGGCAGGCATGCTGGTGATGAAGCTCTAA
- a CDS encoding MAPEG family protein has product MTVALWCILIALVLAPLCALIAKVSSGRFGLKDNHDPRAFLDTLSGLPRRAHAAQQNSYEAFPAFAAAVLVADVVGNAEQVTQDVLAVMYITSRLLYIICYLADWAALRSLVWFAGLALIVSFFVVSA; this is encoded by the coding sequence ATGACCGTTGCCCTGTGGTGCATCCTGATCGCGCTGGTGCTGGCGCCGCTTTGTGCGTTGATCGCCAAGGTCAGTAGCGGCCGCTTCGGCCTGAAGGACAATCACGACCCGCGCGCCTTCCTCGACACGCTGTCGGGGCTGCCGCGTCGTGCCCATGCCGCGCAGCAGAACAGCTATGAAGCGTTTCCGGCCTTCGCGGCGGCAGTGCTGGTGGCGGATGTCGTCGGCAATGCCGAGCAGGTGACGCAGGATGTGCTGGCGGTGATGTATATCACCAGCCGGCTGCTGTACATCATCTGCTACCTGGCGGACTGGGCGGCGTTGCGCTCGCTGGTGTGGTTTGCCGGGTTGGCGTTGATCGTGTCGTTCTTCGTGGTTTCTGCCTGA
- a CDS encoding murein transglycosylase A, which yields MKSALRHLAWTLPALALLAGCNGGENAKPEPHAIATYAPATWNDLPKVSDSDLLAGFEAWRAGCEKLKRDPVWAATCEAAQAIPEDAAQVRGFLQQQLQVYGLRSAENNANGLITGYYEPVYPGSLKRTEKAQVPVYGIPEDMIVVDLASVYPELKGKRLRGRLEGRVLKPYDTAEVIYRDGAKAPVLAWLTDPMDLQFLQIQGSGRVQLDNGRQLRLGYADQNGHPYRPIGRWLIEQGQLKKEDVSMGAIHSWAQANPQRVPELLASNPSYVFFSTRPDSNEGPRGSLNVPLTAGYSVAIDRKVIPLGSLLWLSTTRPDGSPVVRPVGAQDTGGAITGEVRADLFWGTGPQAGELAGNMKQQGQIWMLWPKGKPLPEVPKVL from the coding sequence ATGAAATCTGCCCTGCGCCACCTGGCCTGGACACTCCCGGCCCTGGCCCTGCTGGCGGGCTGCAATGGCGGCGAAAACGCCAAGCCAGAGCCGCATGCCATCGCCACCTACGCACCCGCCACTTGGAACGACCTGCCCAAGGTCAGCGATAGCGACCTGCTTGCAGGTTTCGAGGCCTGGCGGGCGGGTTGTGAAAAACTCAAGCGCGACCCGGTGTGGGCCGCCACCTGTGAAGCGGCGCAAGCCATCCCAGAGGATGCCGCCCAGGTACGTGGTTTCCTGCAGCAGCAACTGCAGGTCTACGGACTGCGCTCAGCCGAAAACAACGCTAACGGCCTTATCACCGGCTACTACGAGCCGGTTTATCCAGGCAGCCTGAAGCGCACCGAAAAGGCCCAGGTGCCGGTCTATGGCATTCCCGAGGACATGATTGTCGTCGACCTGGCGAGCGTCTACCCCGAGCTCAAGGGCAAGCGTCTGCGCGGCCGCCTTGAAGGGCGCGTACTGAAACCCTATGACACCGCCGAAGTGATCTACCGCGACGGCGCCAAGGCACCTGTGCTGGCCTGGCTTACCGACCCGATGGATTTGCAGTTCCTGCAGATCCAAGGCTCAGGGCGCGTGCAACTGGACAATGGCCGGCAACTGCGCCTGGGTTACGCCGACCAGAACGGCCACCCCTACCGACCGATTGGTCGCTGGCTGATCGAACAGGGCCAATTGAAGAAAGAAGACGTGAGCATGGGCGCCATCCATTCCTGGGCCCAGGCCAACCCGCAGCGCGTACCGGAACTGCTGGCCAGCAACCCCAGCTATGTGTTCTTCAGCACCCGCCCCGACAGCAACGAGGGGCCACGCGGGTCGCTCAACGTGCCGCTGACTGCCGGCTACAGCGTTGCCATCGACCGCAAGGTGATCCCGCTGGGCAGCCTGTTGTGGCTGTCCACCACGCGACCTGATGGCAGCCCTGTGGTCCGACCGGTCGGCGCCCAGGATACCGGCGGCGCGATCACCGGCGAAGTGCGCGCAGACCTGTTCTGGGGGACTGGCCCGCAGGCCGGGGAACTGGCTGGCAACATGAAGCAGCAGGGGCAGATCTGGATGCTGTGGCCCAAGGGCAAGCCATTGCCCGAGGTGCCGAAGGTTCTGTGA
- a CDS encoding c-type cytochrome, giving the protein MFKRLTVVLLAALALTACDRVDPNSPLGKRKAIFKDMLKTSEDLGGMLRGRLPFDAVKFADGALKLDTLSHEPWQHFPQVRDDGDSSARPEVWERQARFHDLAQALEGVTGELVEVTRTQPLDAAQLKGPMDKVEAACKACHTEFRNH; this is encoded by the coding sequence ATGTTCAAGCGATTGACCGTAGTACTGCTCGCCGCCCTTGCCCTGACCGCCTGTGACCGGGTCGACCCGAATTCGCCACTGGGCAAGCGCAAGGCGATCTTCAAGGACATGCTCAAGACCAGCGAGGATCTAGGAGGCATGCTGCGCGGGCGTTTGCCGTTCGACGCAGTCAAGTTCGCCGATGGGGCGCTGAAGCTCGACACCCTGTCCCACGAGCCCTGGCAGCACTTCCCCCAGGTGCGCGATGACGGCGACAGCAGCGCGCGGCCCGAAGTGTGGGAGCGCCAGGCACGCTTCCATGACCTTGCCCAGGCCCTGGAAGGCGTCACCGGCGAGTTGGTCGAGGTGACGCGCACTCAGCCCCTGGACGCTGCGCAGCTGAAAGGGCCGATGGACAAGGTCGAGGCTGCTTGCAAGGCCTGCCATACCGAGTTCCGCAATCATTGA
- a CDS encoding DUF1090 domain-containing protein, which yields MKRISTLVLLATLGLCAGVAQAAEPDAGLTGCAAKRSAIENQLKIAREHGNSDQVAGLEEALRGVDNCTDASLRKEREQKVLDARHEVAQREKDLKKAEKKGDAEKINKRKDKLAESRKELQEAVDELDR from the coding sequence ATGAAACGTATTTCCACCCTCGTTCTGCTGGCAACACTCGGCCTGTGCGCAGGTGTCGCGCAGGCTGCCGAGCCGGATGCCGGCCTGACCGGTTGCGCTGCCAAACGCAGCGCCATCGAGAATCAGCTGAAGATCGCCCGTGAGCATGGCAACAGTGACCAAGTCGCAGGCCTGGAAGAGGCGCTGCGTGGGGTCGACAATTGCACCGACGCGAGCCTGCGCAAAGAGCGCGAGCAAAAGGTGCTCGATGCCCGTCATGAAGTGGCGCAGCGCGAGAAAGACCTGAAGAAGGCCGAGAAGAAAGGCGACGCGGAGAAAATCAACAAGCGCAAGGACAAGCTGGCCGAGTCGCGCAAGGAACTACAGGAAGCGGTCGACGAACTTGACCGTTGA
- the ligB gene encoding NAD-dependent DNA ligase LigB, translated as MPWMLLFTLLILPILTAQAHECPPWSATRAATEAASLRKTLERWDDHYHRLGKALVADELYDQSRQYLTHLHQCFALEGELDSLASARGPIPHPIPHTGVDKLPDETAVARWMAGKQMVWIQPKVDGVAASLIYRQGRLVKLLSRGDGLRGHDWSRHIPHLEAIPQQLSQPLDLTLQGELYLRLPAHVQAEAGSAGARGTVAGLLARKQLDREGGARIGLFVWDWPHGPSRQAERLAQLSALGFPDSQHYSRAIDSPEQAGEWRLHWYRSALPFATDGVILRQDSRPPAERWQVNAPYWIAAWKHPYTQALTEVRDVHFRVGRTGKITPLLMLRPVELDGRRITQVSLGSLARWQAIDARPGDQVAISLAGLTIPRFEQVVHRAAERQPVTPPVPGQFDAHSCWEVSEGCEEQFIARLTWLSGKHGLALSGIGPGTWRRLVENGQVAAISDWLALEAEQLMSVPGISEPSARRLLNAFAAGRARPFEQWLRALGVPAPRAMPLEGDWPTLARRSAGDWQAVPGIGETRAGQLKAFFSSATVQGIAEQLGGFDIDGFTRHNALTAQ; from the coding sequence ATGCCCTGGATGCTGCTCTTCACGCTGTTGATACTGCCCATTCTCACCGCCCAGGCGCACGAATGCCCACCGTGGTCGGCCACGCGGGCAGCCACCGAAGCTGCCAGCTTGCGCAAAACACTTGAACGCTGGGACGACCACTACCACCGGCTCGGCAAGGCGCTGGTGGCCGATGAGTTGTACGACCAGAGCCGCCAGTACCTCACGCATCTTCACCAATGCTTTGCCCTGGAAGGCGAACTGGACTCGCTGGCCAGCGCTCGCGGCCCGATACCCCATCCAATTCCCCATACGGGTGTCGACAAGCTGCCGGACGAAACGGCAGTAGCGCGCTGGATGGCCGGTAAACAAATGGTGTGGATCCAGCCCAAGGTCGACGGCGTCGCTGCCTCGTTGATCTACCGACAAGGTCGGCTGGTCAAGTTACTCAGCCGCGGCGACGGCCTACGCGGGCACGACTGGAGCCGTCATATTCCCCACCTCGAAGCGATCCCCCAGCAGTTGTCCCAGCCACTGGACCTGACCCTGCAAGGCGAGCTGTACCTGCGCCTGCCAGCGCACGTGCAGGCCGAAGCAGGCAGCGCGGGGGCACGTGGCACGGTTGCGGGGTTGCTCGCCCGCAAGCAGCTGGACCGTGAAGGCGGCGCCCGCATCGGCCTTTTCGTCTGGGACTGGCCGCACGGCCCATCCCGCCAGGCCGAGCGCCTGGCGCAGCTGAGTGCGCTGGGCTTCCCCGACAGCCAGCATTACAGCAGAGCCATCGACAGCCCTGAACAAGCCGGCGAATGGCGGCTGCACTGGTATCGTTCTGCCCTGCCCTTCGCCACCGACGGCGTGATTCTGCGCCAGGACAGCCGCCCTCCCGCCGAACGCTGGCAAGTCAATGCGCCCTACTGGATCGCGGCGTGGAAACACCCCTACACCCAGGCGCTGACAGAAGTGCGCGATGTGCACTTTCGGGTTGGGCGCACCGGCAAGATCACGCCGCTGCTCATGCTTCGGCCGGTCGAACTGGATGGTCGACGCATCACTCAGGTCAGCTTGGGCTCCCTGGCCCGCTGGCAGGCCATCGACGCGCGCCCAGGGGACCAGGTGGCCATCAGCCTAGCCGGGCTGACCATCCCGAGATTCGAACAGGTCGTGCACCGTGCAGCCGAGCGGCAACCGGTCACACCACCCGTGCCTGGCCAGTTCGACGCCCACAGTTGCTGGGAGGTCAGTGAGGGTTGCGAAGAGCAGTTCATCGCCCGGCTCACCTGGCTCAGTGGCAAGCATGGTCTGGCCCTGTCCGGTATAGGGCCTGGCACCTGGCGGCGCCTGGTGGAGAACGGCCAGGTGGCAGCCATCAGCGATTGGCTGGCACTGGAGGCTGAACAGCTCATGAGCGTACCTGGCATCAGTGAACCCTCGGCCAGGCGCCTGCTGAATGCATTCGCCGCTGGCCGTGCACGGCCCTTCGAACAGTGGCTGCGCGCGCTCGGCGTACCGGCCCCTCGTGCAATGCCGCTGGAGGGGGACTGGCCAACGCTGGCCAGGCGCTCGGCGGGTGACTGGCAAGCAGTGCCTGGAATAGGCGAAACACGAGCAGGGCAACTGAAGGCTTTCTTTTCTTCGGCGACTGTTCAGGGTATTGCCGAGCAGCTGGGTGGCTTCGACATAGACGGGTTCACCCGTCACAACGCACTCACGGCGCAATGA